The following are encoded together in the Mesoterricola sediminis genome:
- a CDS encoding alginate export family protein, giving the protein MNNRFRQLLTPLAAGLALAALGAPRAAAQSVGLEYGFEERVRSEGWNNITDYTDALNDGHLHYRMRTRVWGQLNVGQDWEFAAGIANENRKVVRPDAAYNGREIFFETLSATWRFAPGWSVKVGRQDIMRGEGFIFMDGSALDGSRCAYVNAVDLALKVGQASKVEFIAISDPRQDKYLPRVNDPDAWNLVQRLTEWDEQALALYYTGREAKDTAIDAYAVYKAETHDYRAPSNALFQPDRHFATVGARVERTFVGGWTANAEGAWQFGTQAANPVRGLASKDIGAWAGYAHVKKAFDAPWKPRVSLGYIALSGSDPASDKIGGWNPVFSRWPKWSELYIYSQPPEKGVGYWTNTGLWEAEARVSPARFLDLRATYYRMSAFQAPAAATAYFGKGKDRGDLWQVRVDLKLNDSLKGHALYEHMAPGDFYAGKDPGYFLRFEVTYTFKGRI; this is encoded by the coding sequence ATGAACAACCGATTCAGGCAGCTCCTGACGCCCCTGGCGGCGGGCCTCGCCCTGGCCGCCCTCGGGGCGCCCCGGGCCGCGGCCCAGTCCGTGGGCCTCGAGTACGGCTTCGAGGAGCGGGTCCGCTCCGAGGGCTGGAACAACATCACCGACTACACCGACGCCCTCAACGACGGGCACCTCCACTACCGCATGCGCACCCGGGTCTGGGGCCAGCTGAACGTCGGCCAGGACTGGGAGTTCGCGGCCGGGATCGCCAACGAGAACCGCAAGGTGGTGCGTCCCGACGCCGCCTACAACGGGCGGGAGATCTTCTTCGAGACCCTCAGCGCCACCTGGCGCTTCGCCCCGGGCTGGTCGGTCAAGGTGGGCCGGCAGGACATCATGCGGGGCGAGGGCTTCATCTTCATGGACGGCAGCGCCCTGGACGGGTCGCGCTGCGCCTACGTGAACGCCGTGGACCTGGCCCTGAAGGTCGGCCAGGCCTCCAAGGTGGAGTTCATCGCCATTTCCGACCCCCGCCAGGACAAGTACCTGCCCCGGGTCAACGACCCCGACGCCTGGAACCTGGTGCAGCGGCTCACGGAGTGGGACGAGCAGGCGTTGGCCCTGTACTACACCGGACGTGAGGCCAAGGATACGGCCATCGACGCCTACGCCGTCTACAAGGCCGAGACCCACGACTACCGGGCCCCATCCAACGCCCTGTTCCAGCCCGACCGCCACTTCGCCACGGTGGGCGCCCGGGTCGAGCGCACCTTCGTCGGCGGCTGGACCGCCAACGCCGAGGGCGCCTGGCAGTTCGGAACCCAGGCCGCCAACCCGGTCCGGGGCCTCGCCAGCAAGGACATCGGCGCCTGGGCGGGCTACGCCCACGTGAAGAAGGCCTTCGACGCCCCCTGGAAGCCCCGCGTCTCCCTGGGCTACATCGCCCTCTCGGGCTCCGATCCCGCCTCCGACAAGATCGGCGGCTGGAACCCGGTCTTCAGCCGCTGGCCCAAGTGGAGCGAACTCTACATCTACTCCCAGCCCCCCGAAAAGGGCGTCGGCTACTGGACCAACACCGGCCTCTGGGAGGCCGAAGCGCGGGTGAGCCCCGCGCGGTTCCTGGACCTGCGCGCCACCTACTACAGGATGTCGGCCTTCCAGGCCCCCGCCGCTGCCACGGCCTATTTCGGCAAGGGCAAGGACCGGGGCGACCTCTGGCAGGTGCGGGTGGACCTCAAGCTCAACGACAGCCTCAAGGGGCACGCCCTGTACGAACACATGGCTCCCGGCGACTTCTACGCCGGCAAGGATCCCGGTTATTTCCTGCGCTTCGAGGTGACCTACACCTTCAAGGGCCGGATCTGA
- a CDS encoding sigma-54 interaction domain-containing protein: protein MLNLSPSGEAAPLVPGTTPVGQVVEALLASGRATLQVAGPGGEVAGTFDLVDYLRRKGPVEAPHEPVQLHLQDPLDEAPAQPPLADGRLWRELLHALLSSPDKPMAALVDPDERILFSNTQLRQAFPDAFDGRPLRIRDLLPGHPQRRDGDASPISFWYVQNRERCFMVLKTRACADGVGALVLFELTAQLAQGHKAALDEVDLLKRVLDISVEGLQVVDARGVITLVNESFLQIHKLSREESEGHLVTDVIENTRMHIVARTGVPEVDEFQTISGHAYVVSRIPIFKDGKCLGAVGKIVFQDFREIQRLAEKVKRLQMELEALRKSQGKQHRDTRFTFDDIVAVSDSSVLAKERAMMGAPTSSTILLLGESGVGKEVYAQAIHNLSPRHDRPFVRVNCSAITETLIESELFGYAEGAFTGAKKGGRAGKFEQANTGTIFLDEIGDMPLEAQAKLLRVLQEREIDRVGGEGTMPVDIRVIAATNQDLWALVEQKKFRRDLFFRLNVIPIVIPPLRERPADIPALGTLFWADLQKTHGVAAKVLTEKAKRLLAEYTWPGNIRELRNVLERTFTIVRDDRISEDQVRMILLGVGSTGGRLNEQDESTLDRTVEKAERRAIGFALARTNNNKAQAAKLLGISRPLLYRKMSQYDIS, encoded by the coding sequence ATGCTGAACCTTTCCCCCTCCGGGGAAGCCGCGCCCCTGGTGCCGGGCACCACGCCGGTGGGTCAGGTCGTGGAGGCCCTCCTCGCCTCGGGCCGCGCCACCCTCCAGGTGGCCGGCCCGGGCGGCGAGGTCGCCGGCACCTTCGATCTGGTGGACTACCTGCGCCGCAAGGGACCGGTGGAGGCCCCGCACGAGCCCGTCCAGCTCCACCTCCAGGACCCCCTTGACGAGGCCCCGGCCCAGCCGCCGCTCGCCGACGGCCGGCTCTGGCGGGAGCTGCTCCACGCCCTCCTCTCCAGTCCGGACAAGCCCATGGCCGCCCTGGTGGACCCGGACGAGCGGATCCTCTTCTCCAACACCCAGCTCCGGCAGGCCTTCCCCGACGCCTTCGACGGGCGTCCCCTGCGCATCCGCGACCTCCTGCCGGGCCATCCCCAGCGAAGGGACGGGGACGCCTCCCCGATCTCCTTCTGGTACGTCCAGAACCGGGAGCGGTGCTTCATGGTGCTCAAGACCCGCGCCTGCGCCGACGGCGTCGGGGCCCTCGTGCTCTTCGAGCTCACCGCCCAGCTGGCCCAGGGCCACAAGGCGGCCCTCGACGAGGTGGACCTGCTGAAGCGCGTCCTGGACATCTCCGTCGAAGGGCTGCAGGTCGTGGACGCCCGCGGCGTCATCACCCTCGTCAACGAGAGCTTCCTGCAGATCCACAAGCTGAGCCGGGAGGAGTCGGAGGGCCACCTGGTCACCGACGTGATCGAGAACACCCGGATGCACATCGTGGCGCGGACCGGCGTGCCCGAGGTCGACGAGTTCCAGACCATCAGCGGCCACGCCTACGTGGTGAGCCGCATCCCCATCTTCAAGGACGGCAAGTGCCTCGGCGCCGTCGGCAAGATCGTCTTCCAGGACTTCCGCGAGATCCAGCGCCTCGCCGAGAAGGTCAAGCGCCTGCAGATGGAACTGGAGGCCCTGCGCAAGAGCCAGGGCAAGCAGCACCGCGACACGCGTTTCACCTTCGACGACATCGTCGCCGTCAGCGACTCCAGCGTCCTCGCCAAGGAGCGCGCCATGATGGGCGCCCCCACCAGCTCCACGATCCTGCTGCTCGGCGAGAGCGGCGTCGGCAAGGAGGTCTACGCGCAGGCCATCCACAACCTGAGCCCCCGCCACGACCGCCCCTTCGTGAGGGTGAACTGCTCGGCCATCACCGAGACCCTCATCGAGTCGGAGCTCTTCGGCTACGCCGAGGGCGCGTTCACCGGCGCCAAGAAGGGGGGGCGGGCCGGGAAGTTCGAGCAGGCCAACACCGGTACCATCTTCCTGGACGAGATCGGCGACATGCCCCTGGAGGCCCAGGCGAAGCTGCTGCGGGTGCTGCAGGAACGCGAGATCGACCGCGTCGGCGGGGAGGGCACCATGCCCGTCGACATCCGCGTGATCGCCGCCACCAACCAGGACCTGTGGGCCCTGGTCGAGCAGAAGAAGTTCAGGCGGGACCTGTTCTTCCGTCTCAACGTCATCCCCATCGTCATTCCGCCCCTGCGGGAGCGCCCCGCGGACATCCCGGCCCTGGGCACCCTCTTCTGGGCGGACCTGCAGAAGACCCACGGCGTGGCCGCCAAGGTCCTGACCGAGAAGGCCAAGCGCCTCCTGGCCGAGTACACGTGGCCCGGCAACATCCGGGAGCTGCGCAACGTGCTGGAGCGCACCTTCACCATCGTCCGGGACGACCGCATCAGCGAGGACCAGGTCCGCATGATCCTGCTGGGCGTCGGGTCAACCGGCGGCCGCCTCAATGAGCAGGACGAGAGCACCCTGGACCGCACCGTGGAGAAGGCCGAGCGGCGCGCCATCGGCTTCGCCCTGGCCCGGACGAACAACAACAAGGCCCAGGCGGCGAAGCTGCTCGGCATCTCGCGGCCGCTGCTCTACCGCAAGATGAGCCAGTACGACATCAGCTGA
- a CDS encoding alpha/beta hydrolase, which produces MRKATLFLLPAILGAAQPAVKDVTLTAADGYVLKGTFVMPAQKGPRPVVILAHQFRADRSAWKPLADDLNARGIATFALDLRGHGQSTSRDGKTVAVTGDFAASSQLVGFAEIPADLHLAALWVRKQHGVDGRRLALAGSSIGAYTALAAAPSIRPVAVLALSPAGGWGDKPAERLVAAAHKARAAVYVWASEEDPDAFANATALKPVFGVYARVVPGREHGFDYLPGNRDTMAGWLAEVLRRPARVAAKPATEVPQPAAEKP; this is translated from the coding sequence ATGCGCAAAGCCACCCTGTTCCTCCTTCCGGCCATCCTCGGCGCGGCCCAGCCCGCCGTGAAGGACGTCACCCTCACCGCCGCCGACGGCTACGTCCTCAAGGGCACCTTCGTGATGCCCGCCCAGAAGGGACCCCGCCCCGTCGTCATCCTCGCCCACCAGTTCCGCGCCGACCGCTCCGCGTGGAAGCCGCTCGCGGACGACCTGAACGCCCGGGGCATCGCCACCTTCGCCCTGGACCTGCGCGGCCACGGCCAGAGCACGTCCAGGGACGGCAAGACGGTGGCCGTGACCGGCGATTTCGCCGCCTCCAGCCAGCTGGTGGGGTTCGCCGAGATCCCGGCCGACCTCCACCTGGCGGCCCTGTGGGTGCGCAAGCAGCACGGCGTCGACGGCCGCCGCCTGGCCCTGGCGGGCAGCTCCATCGGCGCCTACACCGCCCTCGCGGCCGCGCCGTCCATCCGGCCCGTGGCCGTCCTGGCCCTGAGCCCGGCCGGGGGCTGGGGCGACAAGCCCGCCGAACGCCTCGTGGCCGCCGCGCACAAGGCCCGCGCCGCCGTCTACGTGTGGGCCTCCGAGGAGGACCCGGACGCCTTCGCCAACGCCACCGCCCTCAAGCCCGTCTTCGGCGTCTACGCGCGCGTGGTGCCGGGCCGGGAGCACGGCTTCGACTACCTCCCCGGCAACCGGGACACCATGGCCGGCTGGCTCGCGGAGGTCCTCCGCCGTCCCGCCCGCGTCGCCGCCAAGCCCGCGACGGAAGTCCCCCAGCCCGCGGCCGAGAAGCCCTGA